Genomic DNA from Desulfuromonas versatilis:
ATGGCCAGGCGCTTGCGGGTGAACCAGCTTTTCATGTCGACTCCCTTGGCCGGCGGAGCGGACCCGGCGCAGGCGGGCGCCGGGTCCCTCTCGGGCACCTGGCTCAATCAGTGGGCGAAAGCGCTCCCCTTGCCGCTGGTTTCTTCCTCCACATAGCCGGGCAGGTTGTGCAGCTTGCGCAGGATGTTGTCCATTTTCGCCGCAGATTCCTCGGTTACCCGGTCGTGGGTGATGTTGGAGACCACGATGTTGATGATAAAGGCCAGGGGGCAGACGATGAGCGCCGAGGAGGTGGCCGGCAGCAGCCCGTCGGGGCCGAAGAAGGGCACCTCCATGACCCAGCCGAACATGGCGATCAGGGTCATGGCCAGGCCGAAGATCATGCCGGCCAGTGCGCCGTACTTGTTGGCCCGGGAATACCAGACGGCCAGCACGCAGGCCGGGAAGATGGTGTTGCCGGCGATGGCGAAGGCCATGGCGACGATCTGCGCGATCAACGCCGGCGGGTTGAGGGCGGTGATGATGACGATGCCGCAGAGCACGGCAGTGAAGATGCGGCCCACGGTCAGTGCCTGGCGGTCGGTGCAGTCGGGCTTGAAGACCGTGGCGTACCAGTCGTGGGCGATGGCCGAGGCCCCGGCGACCAGCAGGCCGGCCACGGTGGAGAGCCCCGCGGCCATGGCCCCGGAAGCCAGGTAACCGATGAAGGCGATGCCGAGCCCCGCCCGTTCGGGGGCCGAGAGGATGATGACGTCGGCCACGGCCTTGCCCCCCAGGGGGTTCCAGAATTTACCCATGGCGGCATACACCGGCGAGGACCAGTAGAGCAGGCCGATGAAGAACAGCCCCCAGAGCACGGATTTTCGCGCCACGTCCTCGTTCTTGACGGTGTAGAAGCGGATCATGATATGCGGCAGTCCGGCGGTGCCCACCATCAGGGTGAAGACCAGGGCGACGAACTGGTAGATGCTGCCGGCCCCCCAGGGGAGATAGACCCTGCGGACCTGTTCCGCCTCTTCGGCCCCGAGGCTCCCCGAGGCGACCTTGCCGTCCATGATGCTGGAGAGGATGCTGCCGTATTCGAGCTGGGGCAGGATGCCGGTGCCCCCGGCCTTGCGGATGAGGATCCACAGCGGGATCAAAAAGGCCGAGATCAGCACCACGTACTGGATCTGCTGGTTGCGGGTGACCCCCGCCATCCCCGAGATGAGCATGTAGGCGCAGACGACGCCGGCGGCGAAGAACACCGAGGCGGTGTAGTTCATGCCGAAGATCCAGCCGCAGATCAGGCCGATCCCTTTGAACTGGGCGGTAGAGTAGGTGATGGCGATGATGACGGTGACCGATGCGGCGATCAGGCGCACCGAGTGGCAGTCGTAGCGGTCGCCGAGAAACTCCGGGATGGTGTACTTGCCGAAGCGGCGGATCTGGGCGGCAAGCAGGCAGAGCAGCAGCACGTAGCCGCCGGTCCAGCCAATGATGTAGCCCAGGCCGAACCACCCCTTGAGGTAGAGCAGGCCGGCCACCCCCATGAAGGACGCAGCCGACATCCAGTCTGAGGCGATGGCGGCGCCGTTGCCCAGTTTGCCGATGCCCCGGCCGGCTACCCAGTAGCCCGAGGTTTCCGATACCTTCGAGAGAAAGCCGACGCCGACGTAGACGCACAGCAGGGTGATCATGATGATGGCGGGGATCAGCTTGAAGCCCTGTTGGACCTGGTAGATCTCCTCGCCGGCGGCCTGCAGCTCGCCCGCTGTCGCCAACAGGGTGGCCAGGGCGAGGCCGATGGTGAAAGTCCTGTTATTCATCCAACTTTCCTCCCTTCCTGGACGCCATTCTATTTGTTGGGGATGCGGGTATCCCAGAGGACGCAGTAAAGTTTGCAGAGCAGGATGTAACCGATGGTGCATCCCTGGGCGATCAGCCAATAATGCAGGGGAAACCCGAGAAAGCGGGTCCGGGTGATGAATGACTCACCCAGCCCGGAGGCATCGCCCAACCCGGCAAGCCAGATCACCAGGGGGATCCCGTAGCTCAGCAGCGCCCAGATGATCAGGATCGTCGAAGCGATGCCGACCTCCCGCTTCATGTTCGGGGTCGAGGGGTTGAAGAAGTTGACCTTCACCCGTTCTTTTCGAGCCATGTCAAACACCTCCCAGTCTCTGCATCGTGGCGTGACAATTCGATCCTTTAAATTCAACCCGAGGATCCGGATGCGGCTTCTTCCGCCGGGCTAAACGAAGGGCTTGCCCAAGTGGGGGCTGAGATAGCCCAGCTTGGAAGAGATGATTTCCCCGGCCTCCCGCAAGGTAGGAAGCATTTCCGCGTCGATTTTCTCCGCGGTCATGCGGAATTCAGGCCCCAGCAGGCAAAGCGTGCCGGCAATCTCCCCGCCGCCGGCAAACAGGGGGACCGCCACGCTGGCAATCCCTTCGCCGAGCTGGTCTCGGTCGGTGCATGACCCGCGCCGCCGGATTTCCTCCAGGTCCGCATCGGACAGGGGCTTATCATTTTTCTGCGAAGCCCTGGCGGGCGCTTCGAGATCCTGGTACGGAGCGCCGGCAAGGAGGATCTTCCCTGCCGCTATGGTCTCGAGAGGATAGCGCTTTCCCACCAGAGAGACAATCTTGACCTGCTGGGGGGTGTCCACCTGGTCAAGAAACAACGCATCGCCGTCGCGACGGACGGCCAGGTAGACGGCCTCGTTGCACTCCCGCACCAGCCGTTCCATGACCGGTCGGGCTTTGCGCAGCAAGGTCATGCGCGAAAGAAACTTCTGGCCCATTTCGTAGGCAGAGAGGCCCAGCCGGTATTTGCCGGTCCCTTTTTCCCGCTCCACATAACCTCGGTTCTCGAAGGTCGCCAGCAGGCGGAAGACGCTGGTTTTGTTCATGCCGAGTTTTTCGCTCAGCCGGGAGATGCGTACCTCGTCCCCCTCCTCACAAAGGGCTTCGAGCACATCGAGGGCGTTGTCAACAGACTGGATGGAGTATGAGTCCTTACCTCTGCTGGGCAATGTCTGTCTCCTGCCTCTCCTGGGGGTGAATCCGCGGGTGGCCGGCTTGCTGGCCATGCCTGATAATGACTGGCTTTTTAAAAAGTAATACAGTGTTTTATTTATGTCAACCATCTTTCCGGCCCGGCTGCAAGAAAAAAGTCATGCGCAAATCAGGTGGTGTGTTTCAAGTGTTTACAGGCGATTGTGGGTCCAAGTCGTGCTGCCGATTTTTAATGACAGTTTTCAGGGTGCTCCTTCTGGTGGGCAGGCCTGGACAGGTTTGGTTTGAGGGTGAAAAAAATGTTTTATTTTTCCATCGGGTCCTTGCAGGGGGCGCGAAATGGCCGGATGCTGCTGCCCCCTCGGTTTTGCCGGCCCAGGCAGGTCCTGTTTCTTTGGTTGAGCCAGGGGTTCGAAATGGCCCTTAGGGCGCCCCTGATTTATAACTCTATTTATCAGGTTGAAACCAAATGGCAAGCTTTGAGGGGGGGATGGGCACACCGGCAGGGGGGCCGCGCGGTGCTCAGAAGGTCAGTTTGCGCACGATGGGGGCATCGGCGGCGAGAATGTCGTATTCGGGGAGCTCTTTCGGGGGGACCCAGCGGTGTTCGGCTACCTCCAGGTTGCGGATTCGCCGGCTCAGTGCCCGGCACTCGTAGGCGAGGATCAGTACCGCGCCCCAATCGTAGCGGTGGTACACCACCTCGAAGACCTGCCCGACCTCAACCGGCAGGTCGAGCTCCTCGAGCAGTTCCCTGCGCAGGCATTGCTCGGGTGACTCCCCGGGCTCGAGCTTGCCGCCGGGGAACTCCCACATGCCGGCGTGGCGGCTTCCTTCCGGGCGCCGGGTGAGCAAAATTCCGGTTTGGCTGCGGATGATGGCGGCAGTGACGATCAGCGGCTGCATCGAGGCTCCTTTGGGGTGGGGGTGGAGGACGGCGGCGAGTATATCCCGGGGGGGACTTCGGGGCAAAGGCCCTTTTTTTTCTGGCGGGATCGGGGGTGATGTGCTAAAAAAATCACCCCCGCTTTCCCGGCCGGCGACGGGCCGGAAGACTGGAGACCCCCATGTTCAAGTTATCCGATAAAGGACGCGGCATCCGCGACATGTTCGATGCCATCGCTCCCCGTTACGACCTGTTGAACCGCCTGTTGTCCCTGGGCATCGATCGGCGCTGGCGGACCTTCGCCGTAGGGCAGCTGCAGATCCCCGAGGGGGGCAAGGTGCTGGATGTTGCCACCGGGACCGGTGACGTGGCGTTGGAGATTGCCGCCCGCACCCCGGACTCGGTGCGCATCGTCGGTGAGGACTTCACCCAGGGGATGCTGGTGCTGGGCAAGGAGAAAATCGCCCAGTCGCCTTTTGCCCATCGCATCGTGCTGGTCAACGCCCCCTGCGAATCGATGCCCCATCCCGGCGGGCTGTTCGACGGGGTGACCATCGCATTCGGCATTCGCAACGTGGTCGATCGCCTGGCGGGCCTCAGGGAGATGGTCCGGGTCCTCAAGCCCGGCGGGCGGGCCGTGATTCTCGAATTTTCCAACCCCCGCAGCAAGTTTTTCAAGAACCTCTACTACTTCTATTTCCGCAAGGTCCTCCCCTTCGTCGGTGGCCTTATCTCCAAGCGCAGCGCCTACCAGTACCTGCCCGACTCGGTGCTCGAGTTTCCGGACCAGGAGCGCTTCAAGGCCCTGATGGCCGAGGCCGGTTTCAGCGACCTGCGCCACTTTGATCTGACCTTCGGCATCGCCACCGTGTACGTCGGGGTACGCCCCTGATTTTTCATCCCGGGTGAAAGGCGCCACCCGGGCTCTCCCCCCGGTTTGGCGCCGGCCATTCCGGGTATTTACCCGTCGACAGGGAATCCGGTGGAGGAGTGTCGCTTACTTGGCGTCTTTCTCCTCGACCAGCCCTCCCAGGTCGGTAATGACCTTCCCCGGTAGTCCAAGAACCCTCTTGAAAATCCCCAGCACCTTTTCCGAGACTGTGTTGATCGGCATCGGCATGACCTCCGGGTTGCGGCTGTCGCCGCGGATCTGAAAATGGGCGGTGAGCAGGGCCTTTTCATCCCCGGCCAGCAGCCAGCCTGCGAGAGGAATGTTGGTGACGATCTTGTCGACAGTGCGCAGAGGCTTGACGCCGAGCTGCGTGTCCAGCTGTTCGGTGTTCAGATCCAGGCTGCCGACCAGCGACATGTTCATGGCGTTGCTGTCGATGAACAGGTCCTCGGTGCTCAGCACCCCCTGGTTGAGGGCGATGGTGGCATCGAGGCGGTTGAAGGGCATCCCTTCCCGGGCCATGTCCGGCAGCTGCAGGGAGAGAATCTGCGAGACGTTGAGCAGGGAAAAGACCCTGGCAAGACCCTTGAACCTGCGCAGGACCCCGTCGCGGATTTCCAGGTGAAAGCCCCCCGACGAGGTGGGCAGGAACTGCTTGCCCGCCAGTCCTTCCAGATAAAAATCACCACGCAGGTTTCCGGTGATCAGCCCTTCCCGGTGGAGCAGGTCGCTGTAGACCGCTCCGGCGCGGAAGTTTTCCAGATGGCCGGACATTTTCAGCAGGGATGGCCCGCTCGGCTGGCGGACCACGGCGACCTGGCCCACGCAGTAGCCGGACTCGGCGCGAAAATGCAGCGGGTAGATGTGCAGCACCCCGTCGCGCAGAGCGATTATGCCATCGGCATACTGGAACTTCAGCCCCCCGAGGTGCCCCTGTCGAGCATAGGCGGTGATGTGCAGGGAGGTTTCACCGGAAGCCTCCCGGGGCGTTTCAACAGCCGGTTCCGGGCCCTGCCAGAGCCCGATGACCTCATCGATGTTGCCGTAGTCGGCCCGGATGTCGAGGTGGGTGCGGGGGGCTTTGAAGTCGTCTATGCGGCCGGTGACTTCGGCCCGGGTGCCGCCGTCCAGGCGGACCCGTACCGTTTTGAATTGCAGCCCGGCACCGTCGATGACCAGCTGCCCGTCCACGTCCCGCAGATAGTCCCGGTCCGAACGAAAGATCAGTTCATCGGCGCGGATGGCTGGCGCCTTGACCCGCAGCGCGATCTGAGGCTGTTTGAAGTTGGTCAATGAGCCGGAGACGCTGATCGGCGAGTTGCCGAGTCTGGCCGAAATCTTTTCGATGTCGGCCCGCTCGTTTTCGAGTCTGATTTGGCCATTGACCTGGTTGAGGTCGGCAATCGCCCGGGTAAGGTGCAGGCCGAAGTCCCTCAGGAAGAGGGTGCCGCTGTAGCGCTGCAGCCGGGTCGAGGACCCTTCGATCTGGAGCCTGGCGGCCAGGCCGCCGCGGGGTTGAAGCCTTTCCAGAAACGGGAAGCGCTGGGGCGCCTTGTCCATGGCCAGCCCTTCGACATCAACCGTCCCGCGAAAGGCTTTGTCCCCCCTTAACTCCAGGGTGCCCCGCAGCCTGGCGTCGATCGGCGGCAGGTTCAGCCGGCCGTGGGCAAGTTCCAGGCGGTTCGGGGTGAGGCGGGCGGTAAAAAACATCTCCGACTTGAGGCCGGCGGGTTTGTCAAAGCGCTGGTCGACCCGTACCGCCAGTGGCGTCAGCTCGGCGGACCCGTCCAGGGCGAGGTCTTCCGGGGTGCCCCTTGCCTCCAGGCGCACCGGCAGATCACCGGAGGCCCGCAGGCCTTGGCGGCCGCTCTGCTCGCCGAGCAGTTCCAGAATCCGGGCTGCGGCGATTTTGCCGCTCAGGTTCAGCCGCAGCTGCGGATGCGGCTGAAACGGACCTTCGGCCCCTCCCGAAAATTGAAATACCTTTCCCCAGAGGCTCCCTTGACCCTGTTCAATGGTCAGGGAGCGATCCTTGAGGGAGGCCTTCAACGAGAGATCTCCGAGGGTGCCGGCTTTTTCCGTCTGCCAGGAGCCGCCGGCCAGGCTCAGCCTGGCTTCCTGCAGACCGAACTGCCGGGCGGGGTCGAGCAGAGTTTCGCTGGTGCCGGCAAAGTGCAGGGACTCCAGGCGCAAGGTCCCTTTCGCGAGCCGCTGTTTGACCCGGCTGGTCAACCCGCCGGGATTGGCGTCGGGCAGCAGGCGGGTGAGCCCATCCAGAGGGGATTCTCCTGCCAACTGTCCTTCGAACCGCCAGCCCGGCTCCTCCCTGCGGGCTATAAGGCTCCCCTTCAGGGCGATTGCATCCAGGTTCAGCGAAAGGGCCTCGAGGCGCTCCGCCCCCTGGCTGGAATGCCAGCTGCCCTGCAGGCTCAGGCGCCCAAGGGGAAGGGGCTGGCGAAACCACCGCTGGTTGACCAAGGATAGTTTGTCGCCGGCCAGGGTCGCGGCGATGTTCAGCCCGTCGGCAGGGCTCCCCTTGAGCTGCACCTGGAGGTCGGCGGCACCTTCCCAGCCCGGGGTCCCGGGGGGCAGGTTCAACTCCGCCAGCAAGGGGCCAGGCGCGGCCCGAAGCAACTGCAGGCGCAGATCCAGTGATGCCTGGCGCCAGGCGGTTGCCGAGGCGGGGAGCAGCACCTCTCCCCTGATTTCCAAGGGCGCGCCACGTCCCTGGCGGCCGAACTCCCCCGCCAGTTCGAGCTGCACCCTGGCTCCCGGTCCCAGATTTTGCAGGTTTCCATCGAATTGGTGAAACTCCAGCACCGCCGCCTGCTCCGCTTCCCGGGGGAGCAGCAGGTAGAGGCGTCCGTCGTTGATCTCGAGTGAGCGCACCAGGGTCGAGCCGCCCAGGGCCGTGGCGGAGCTCTGGGATCCCGGAGGGGGGCTTGGTGCGGGCAGGGGCCTGGCCAGGGTGAGTCTGATTTCGGGGGCCTGGAGCAGCAGCCGGGAGAGGGTCAGACGCCCTTGCAGCAGGGGGCGAAGTTCCAGCTTGAGGAAGAGTTTTTCTGCCTGGATCGAGCCGGCGGGGTCGCCTGCTTCACCGATACGCAGATCGTCGAATTCAAAGGCCGGGCCGTGGCGCAGGGAGAGGCTGGCCCTGCCCAGGCGAACGGGGGTCCCCAGGCTTCTGGAAAGCGACTCCTGGAGCTGCCCGCGATAGCGGTCCAGGTCGAAGGTGAGGGCAAAGATGGCCGCGCCGGCGATGCAGATCAGCAACAGGGCAACCAGGGTGGCCATCAGGGGGTGTCGGCGAATCATGGTGCTCCTTAGCGTGGGGCCTCTCTGCTTTGCTTCCGGAAGCCTGGGGTTTTGCACCCGCGGTTACCGGGCGAGGGCACGAGGAGCGCCCCGTGGTGATGGCGTCGGATCATTGGTTGCGCCCCCGTTTCAGGGGGCCTCGCCCTGGGGCGGCATGATTGCCAGTTGCTTGAGGCAGCGATCCAGCTCCACCGGCAAAGGCGCCTCGATCAGCAGCGGGGTCCCGCTGAACGGATCCCGCAGGCTCAGGCGGCAGCAATGCAGGAACAGGCGGTTCAGCCCGGCCACGGCCGGCCCACGGAACCGGCGGTCGCCGGCCAGGGGGTGCCCGAGTTCGGCCAGCTGGCGGCGGATCTGGTGGGTCCGCCCGCTCAGCAGGCGCAGTTCGAGCAGGGTGAATTGCCGGTTCCCCGACAGGCGCCGAAAATCGGTGGCCGACGCTTTGAGTTTGCCCTTGGCCGGCACCATCGATTCGAGGCGCCCGGCTCCTTCCAGGGTTCCCGAGGCCAGGGCCAGGTAGGTTTTTTCCACGGCCCCGGCCATAAACAGTTTGCCCAGCTCCGAGGCGGCCTTGCGCCCCTTGCCGAACAGCACCGGCCCGGAAGTCTCCGCATCCAGGCGGTGGATGGGAGCCGCCCGAAACGGGGCCCGTCTGCTTTGCAGCAGGGCCTGGACCCGATCGGTCAGGTTGTCCGCCTCGTGGCCGGCGCCGCGGTGGACCGCCAGCCCCGAGGGCTTGAGGGCCACCAGCAGTTCCCGGCTTTCAAAGACGATCGCGACCTCCGGCAGAGCCGCCTGGTCCAGCAGTTCCCTGAGCCGCGCGCTGTCGGAGAGCTGCACCGGCTGCCCGGCCTGGACCGCGGCGCTCTCCCCCAGTGGCTCGCCGGCGCAGCGGATCTTCTCTTTGCGCAGCAGCCGGCGCAGGTAGCTGTGCGGCGCGGCCGGAATCCGGGCGGCCAACCATTCCAGGATGTTCTGCCCCGCTTCATTGGGTTGAGGAATTAATTCAATCATGGGCAGATCATAACGTTCCGGCGGGAAACTGGCAAGCTGCTCGTGGCGCAGCCGGGGGATAAGAGCTTTACATGGTTTGGGGACCTTGCTACGATACCCTGTTTCCCCTTTTGCCTGAAATCCCGGCCCTGCCCGTCAGATGAAAATCAAGCGGATCGAAATCGTTGGCTTCAAATCCTTTGTCGAAAAGGTAACCCTCGACTTCCAGGAGGGAATCACCGCGGTGCTGGGGCCCAACGGCTGCGGCAAGAGCAACATTGTCGACGCCATCCGTTGGGCCATGGGGGAGCAGAACGCCAAGCATCTGCGCGGCCGTTCCATGGAGGACGTGATTTTCGGCGGCAGCGAGACCCGCAAGCCCCTGGGCATGGCCGAGGTCTCGATGATCTTTTCCAACCAAGACGGCCTGGCCCCCCCGGCTTTCAGGGGATACGCCGAGATCATGGTCACCCGCCGGCTCTATCGCAGCGGCGAGAGCGAGTACCTGGTCAACAAGACCCCCTGCCGGCTCAAGGACATCACCGAACTGTTCATGGACACCGGGGTCGGCGCCCGCGCCTACTCGATCATCGAACAGGGCAAGATCGGCATGATCCTCAACGCCAAACCGGAGGAGCGCCGCTACCTGATTGAGGAGGCCGCCGGGGTCACCAAGTACAAGTCGCGCAAGAAGACGGCTCTGCGCAAGATCGAGGCGACCCGCCACAACCTGCAGCGGCTCGGCGACATCGTCTCCGAAGTCCGGCGCCAGTTGGGCGGCCTCAAGCGCCAGGCACAGAAGGCCGAGCGCTACCGCGAATATCGCCAGGAGCTCCGGGGGATCGAGATCGCCTTCGCCCGGCGCCGCTGGCTGCGCCTGGAGGA
This window encodes:
- a CDS encoding DUF4212 domain-containing protein, translating into MARKERVKVNFFNPSTPNMKREVGIASTILIIWALLSYGIPLVIWLAGLGDASGLGESFITRTRFLGFPLHYWLIAQGCTIGYILLCKLYCVLWDTRIPNK
- a CDS encoding YhdP family protein — translated: MIRRHPLMATLVALLLICIAGAAIFALTFDLDRYRGQLQESLSRSLGTPVRLGRASLSLRHGPAFEFDDLRIGEAGDPAGSIQAEKLFLKLELRPLLQGRLTLSRLLLQAPEIRLTLARPLPAPSPPPGSQSSATALGGSTLVRSLEINDGRLYLLLPREAEQAAVLEFHQFDGNLQNLGPGARVQLELAGEFGRQGRGAPLEIRGEVLLPASATAWRQASLDLRLQLLRAAPGPLLAELNLPPGTPGWEGAADLQVQLKGSPADGLNIAATLAGDKLSLVNQRWFRQPLPLGRLSLQGSWHSSQGAERLEALSLNLDAIALKGSLIARREEPGWRFEGQLAGESPLDGLTRLLPDANPGGLTSRVKQRLAKGTLRLESLHFAGTSETLLDPARQFGLQEARLSLAGGSWQTEKAGTLGDLSLKASLKDRSLTIEQGQGSLWGKVFQFSGGAEGPFQPHPQLRLNLSGKIAAARILELLGEQSGRQGLRASGDLPVRLEARGTPEDLALDGSAELTPLAVRVDQRFDKPAGLKSEMFFTARLTPNRLELAHGRLNLPPIDARLRGTLELRGDKAFRGTVDVEGLAMDKAPQRFPFLERLQPRGGLAARLQIEGSSTRLQRYSGTLFLRDFGLHLTRAIADLNQVNGQIRLENERADIEKISARLGNSPISVSGSLTNFKQPQIALRVKAPAIRADELIFRSDRDYLRDVDGQLVIDGAGLQFKTVRVRLDGGTRAEVTGRIDDFKAPRTHLDIRADYGNIDEVIGLWQGPEPAVETPREASGETSLHITAYARQGHLGGLKFQYADGIIALRDGVLHIYPLHFRAESGYCVGQVAVVRQPSGPSLLKMSGHLENFRAGAVYSDLLHREGLITGNLRGDFYLEGLAGKQFLPTSSGGFHLEIRDGVLRRFKGLARVFSLLNVSQILSLQLPDMAREGMPFNRLDATIALNQGVLSTEDLFIDSNAMNMSLVGSLDLNTEQLDTQLGVKPLRTVDKIVTNIPLAGWLLAGDEKALLTAHFQIRGDSRNPEVMPMPINTVSEKVLGIFKRVLGLPGKVITDLGGLVEEKDAK
- the ubiE gene encoding bifunctional demethylmenaquinone methyltransferase/2-methoxy-6-polyprenyl-1,4-benzoquinol methylase UbiE, producing MFKLSDKGRGIRDMFDAIAPRYDLLNRLLSLGIDRRWRTFAVGQLQIPEGGKVLDVATGTGDVALEIAARTPDSVRIVGEDFTQGMLVLGKEKIAQSPFAHRIVLVNAPCESMPHPGGLFDGVTIAFGIRNVVDRLAGLREMVRVLKPGGRAVILEFSNPRSKFFKNLYYFYFRKVLPFVGGLISKRSAYQYLPDSVLEFPDQERFKALMAEAGFSDLRHFDLTFGIATVYVGVRP
- a CDS encoding IclR family transcriptional regulator, with protein sequence MPSRGKDSYSIQSVDNALDVLEALCEEGDEVRISRLSEKLGMNKTSVFRLLATFENRGYVEREKGTGKYRLGLSAYEMGQKFLSRMTLLRKARPVMERLVRECNEAVYLAVRRDGDALFLDQVDTPQQVKIVSLVGKRYPLETIAAGKILLAGAPYQDLEAPARASQKNDKPLSDADLEEIRRRGSCTDRDQLGEGIASVAVPLFAGGGEIAGTLCLLGPEFRMTAEKIDAEMLPTLREAGEIISSKLGYLSPHLGKPFV
- a CDS encoding (deoxy)nucleoside triphosphate pyrophosphohydrolase yields the protein MQPLIVTAAIIRSQTGILLTRRPEGSRHAGMWEFPGGKLEPGESPEQCLRRELLEELDLPVEVGQVFEVVYHRYDWGAVLILAYECRALSRRIRNLEVAEHRWVPPKELPEYDILAADAPIVRKLTF
- a CDS encoding VC_2705 family sodium/solute symporter, encoding MNNRTFTIGLALATLLATAGELQAAGEEIYQVQQGFKLIPAIIMITLLCVYVGVGFLSKVSETSGYWVAGRGIGKLGNGAAIASDWMSAASFMGVAGLLYLKGWFGLGYIIGWTGGYVLLLCLLAAQIRRFGKYTIPEFLGDRYDCHSVRLIAASVTVIIAITYSTAQFKGIGLICGWIFGMNYTASVFFAAGVVCAYMLISGMAGVTRNQQIQYVVLISAFLIPLWILIRKAGGTGILPQLEYGSILSSIMDGKVASGSLGAEEAEQVRRVYLPWGAGSIYQFVALVFTLMVGTAGLPHIMIRFYTVKNEDVARKSVLWGLFFIGLLYWSSPVYAAMGKFWNPLGGKAVADVIILSAPERAGLGIAFIGYLASGAMAAGLSTVAGLLVAGASAIAHDWYATVFKPDCTDRQALTVGRIFTAVLCGIVIITALNPPALIAQIVAMAFAIAGNTIFPACVLAVWYSRANKYGALAGMIFGLAMTLIAMFGWVMEVPFFGPDGLLPATSSALIVCPLAFIINIVVSNITHDRVTEESAAKMDNILRKLHNLPGYVEEETSGKGSAFAH
- a CDS encoding RluA family pseudouridine synthase; the protein is MIELIPQPNEAGQNILEWLAARIPAAPHSYLRRLLRKEKIRCAGEPLGESAAVQAGQPVQLSDSARLRELLDQAALPEVAIVFESRELLVALKPSGLAVHRGAGHEADNLTDRVQALLQSRRAPFRAAPIHRLDAETSGPVLFGKGRKAASELGKLFMAGAVEKTYLALASGTLEGAGRLESMVPAKGKLKASATDFRRLSGNRQFTLLELRLLSGRTHQIRRQLAELGHPLAGDRRFRGPAVAGLNRLFLHCCRLSLRDPFSGTPLLIEAPLPVELDRCLKQLAIMPPQGEAP